Below is a window of Streptomyces qaidamensis DNA.
GGCAGTGAGACTGTGGGGGATAAGCTCCATGGTCGAGAGGGAAACAGCCCAGAGCATCGACTAAGGCCCCTAAGCGTACGCTAAGTGGGAAAGGATGTGGAGTCGCAGAGACAACCAGGAGGTTGGCTTAGAAGCAGCCACCCTTGAAAGAGTGCGTAATAGCTCACTGGTCTAGTGATTCCGCGCCGACAATGTAGCGGGGCTCAAGCGTACCGCCGAAGTCGTGTCATTGCGATATATACCCCCAACGGGGATCGTGATGGGTAGGGGAGCGTCGTGTGCCGGGTGAAGCAGCACCGGAAGGTAGTTGTGGACGGTTCACGAGTGAGAATGCAGGCATGAGTAGCGATACACACGTGAGAAACGTGTGCGCCGATTGACTAAGGGTTCCTGGGTCAAGCTGATCTGCCCAGGGTAAGTCGGGACCTAAGGCGAGGCCGACAGGCGTAGTCGATGGATAACCGGTTGATATTCCGGTACCCGCTGTGAAGCGTCAAACATCGAGCATCGTGATGCTAAGGCCGTGAAGCCGTTCCGGACCCTTCGGGGAAAGGAAAGTGGTGGAGCCGCTGAACCAAGCGGTTAGTAGGTGAGTGATGGGGTGACGCAGGAAGGTAGTCCATCCCGGGCGGTGGTTGTCCCGGGGTAAGGGTGTAGGCCGTGATCCAGGTAAATCCGGATCACATGAGGCTGAGACCTGATGCCGAGCCGATTGTGGTGAAGTGGATGATCCTATGCTGTCGAGAAAAGCCTCTAGCGAGTTTCATGGCGGCCCGTACCCTAAACCGACTCAGGTGGTCAGGTAGAGAATACCGAGGCGTTCGGGTGAACTATGGTTAAGGAACTCGGCAAAATGCCCCCGTAACTTCGGGAGAAGGGGGGCCACGTCTGGTGATCCGTTTTACACGGTGAGCTGGGGGTGGCCGCAGAGACCAGCGAGAAGCGACTGTTTACTAAAAACACAGGTCCGTGCGAAGCCGTAAGGCGATGTATACGGACTGACGCCTGCCCGGTGCTGGAACGTTAAGGGGACCGGTTAGCTCAGATTCGTCTGGGCGAAGCTGAGAACTTAAGCGCCAGTAAACGGCGGTGGTAACTATAACCATCCTAAGGTAGCGAAATTCCTTGTCGGGTAAGTTCCGACCTGCACGAATGGCGTAACGACTTCTCGACTGTCTCAACCATAGGCCCGGTGAAATTGCACTACGAGTAAAGATGCTCGTTTCGCGCAGCAGGACGGAAAGACCCCGGGACCTTTACTACAGTTTGATATTGGTGTTCGGTTCGGCTTGTGTAGGATAGCTGGGAGACTGTGAACTCTGGACGCCAGTTCAGGGGGAGTCGTCGTTGAAATACCAGTCTGGTCGTGCTGGATGTCTAACCTGGGTCCGTGATCCGGATCAGGGACAGTGTCTGATGGGTAGTTTAACTGGGGCGGTTGCCTCCTAAAGAGTAACGGAGGCGCCCAAAGGTTCCCTCAGCCTGGTTGGCAATCAGGTGTTGAGTGTAAGTGCACAAGGGAGCTTGACTGTGAGACCGACGGGTCGAGCAGGGACGAAAGTCGGGACTAGTGATCCGGCGGTGGCTTGTGGAAGCGCCGTCGCTCAACGGATAAAAGGTACCCCGGGGATAACAGGCTGATCTTCCCCAAGAGTCCATATCGACGGGATGGTTTGGCACCTCGATGTCGGCTCGTCGCATCCTGGGGCTGGAGTCGGTCCCAAGGGTTGGGCTGTTCGCCCATTAAAGCGGTACGCGAGCTGGGTTTAGAACGTCGTGAGACAGTTCGGTCCCTATCCGCTGTGCGCGTAGGAATATTGAGAAGGGCTGTCCCTAGTACGAGAGGACCGGGACGGACGAACCTCTGGTGTGCCAGTTGTCCTGCCAAGGGCATGGCTGGTTGGCTACGTTCGGGAGGGATAACCGCTGAAAGCATCTAAGCGGGAAGCCTGCTTCGAGATGAGTATTCCCACCTCCTTGAGAGGGTAAGGCTCCCAGTAGACGACTGGGTTGATAGGCCGGATATGGAAGCACGGTAACGTGTGGAGTTGACCGGTACTAATAGGCCGAGGGCTTGTCCTCAGTTGCTCGCGTCCACTGTGTTGGTTCTGAAACCACGAACAGCCCCATGCCATGGTCACGGTATGGTGTGGCATGGTTCGACAGTTTCATAGTGTTTCGGTGGTTATAGCGTAGGGGAAACGCCCGGTTACATTCCGAACCCGGAAGCTAAGCCTTACAGCGCCGATGGTACTGCAGGGGGGACCCTGTGGGAGAGTAGGACGCCGCCGAACAATCATTGAAAGGGTTGGACCTGGAACTTCGGTTCCGGGTCCAACCCTTTTTTGTTGCGCGTCACTTGAAGTTCACGTTGCGCAACGAGCATCCACTGCATGGGTACTGCTGCAATGCTCAGGGCTGCCGGGGTCGGACTCGGTGACGAGGTCGTCGTGCCGGCCTTCGGGAACGTCGAGGTCGCCGAAGCCGTGACCATGGCCGGGGCTCTGCCGGTGTTCGCCGACATAGACCCCGCCACCTACTGTCTCGACGCAGCTGCTGTGGAAGCAGCGGTCACCTCGCGGACCGCTGCCGTGGTCGTCGTCCACCGCTTCGGCCGGCTCGCCGACATCGCTCGGCTGCACGCCCTCGGGCAGCGGCATGGGCTGCTGGTGCTGGAGCAAGGAGAGTCGGAGGCGCCGTACGACGAGATAGCGCGGCGCAGGGAGCGCGCGGCTTATCTCGATGCCAAGTTGAGGGGTGTGCGGACGCCTGACGACGGTGACGGGCACACCTACCAGCAGTACGTCGTGCGGGTTCCGGGCAATGGGCGGCCCGATCGGGACGCCTTCGCTCGGGCCGTGCGGGCCAGGGGAGTCGAGTGCCGGGTGCCGGTGAAGACGCCTGTGCACCGGCTGCCCGAATTCCGTCGCTGTGTCGCGCTGCCGGAGACCGAGCGGGCTTCCGATGAGACTCTTGCGCTGCCCGTGGATGCGTCGTTGACCAAGCGGGACATGCATCGGATCGTGTCGGCCTGCAACGCCCTCGGAGGGCTTCTCCAGCCCGCCTTCTGACGTGGTTGGGAGCACGGGTCTGTTCGGGGTATGATCTATTCCGTTGCCGCGGGGGAGACCTCGCAAAGCAACAGGCCCCTATAGCTCAGTCGGTAGAGCGTCTCCATGGTAAGGAGAAGGTCAGCGGTTCGATTCCGCTTGGGGGCTCCAGCATAAAGGCCCCACCCTCACGGGTGGGGCCTTTCGCATTTCCTAGTCCTTGTGGAGGCCGGGGACGCGCATCGCGAGAATTGCCATGTCGTCCGAAGGGGCGTCCGACGCGAAGCGTTCCACCGCGCGCATGATGCGGGCCGCCACCGCGCCGGCCGTGAGGCCCGTGCAGGTGGTGAGGACGTCGGCGAGGCCGTCGTCGCCGAGCATGCGGGCGCCCTCCCGGCGTTCGGTGACGCCGTCCGTGACACACAGGAGGACATCGCCCGGGTCGAGGGTGACGGTCTGCTCGTAGAGCTCCAGGTCCTCGATGACGCCGAGCAGGGGCTGGGGCTCCGCGGCCGGTTCGACCGTGCCGTCCTGGCGCAGGCGCAGCGGGAGCGGGTGGCCGGCACAGACGACCTTCAGTTCCGCGCTGCCGTCCTCCTGCGGGCGCATCTCGCCGTAGAGGAGGGTGAGGAAGCGGCTGCGGGCGCCTTCGTCGAGGATCGCGGAGTTCAGGCGCTCCAGAACCGTCGGGCCGGTGAGGCCCTCGCGGGCCAGGAGGCGCAGGGCGTGGCGGGCCAGGCCGGTGACCGCTGCCGCGTTCGGGCCCGTGCCGCAGACGTCGCCGATGGCGAAGCCGTAGGTGCCGTCGCGGATGGGGAAGACGTCGTAGAAGTCGCCGCCGACTTCGTTGCCCTCGCCGGCGGCGCGGTAGATGACCTCGACCTCGACGCCGTCGATCTCGGGGAGCTCCGGGGGCAGGAGGCTGCGCTGGAGGGACTGGCTGATCGCCGTGCGCTCCGAGTAGAGGCGGGCGTTGTCCAGGGCCAGGGCGGCCCGGCGGGAGAGATCCTCGGCCAGTTCCAGGATCTCCTGGCGGAAGTGCTCGTCGGTGGGCTTGCCGAGGGTCAGCATGCCGATGACGCGGTTGCGGGCGACCAGCGGGAGGACCACGGTCTCGCCGCCGACGGCGGAGGCGGTCGCGAGGGTGGGGCCGATGCCGGGGGTGACCTGGCGGGTCTGGCTGCCGCTGAGACCGAGGCTGCGCATGGAGCTGCGCAGAGCCGCCTGGTGGGCCATCTCGCCGGGGGCCGACCAGACGCGGGCTCCGGGGGTGGGGACCGGGTCGGGCGGGGCGATCTTCGACAGCAGGGACTTGATGCCGTCGATGAGTTCCTCGTCCTCATGCAGGACGTACGACAGATACGGCTCCGAGGCCTGGTGGGCGATGGTGTAGACGGCGCACCAGGTGGCGAGGGTGGGCACCGTCATCTGGGCCATCAGGGCCAGGGTCTGGTCGCGGTCCAGGGTGCCCGCGAGCAGGTCGGAGGCCTCGACGAGGAAGTTCAGGGAGCCGCGGCGCAGGCGTTCCAGTTCGCCGAGGCGGGCCGATTCGACGGCGAGTGCGATGCGGTCGGCGGCGAACTGGAGGCGCAAGGCCTCCTCGTTGGAGTATCTGCCGGGCGCCTCCGCGGCGACGCCGAGGGAGCCGGTGAGGCGGCCCTCCACCTTCAGCGGGACCGTGACGACCGAGCGCATGCCCGTGCCGTTCAGCAACGGTACGGCGCCGGGGACCGCCGTCAGATCGTCGTGGACGGCCGGCATGCGGGCCGAACCGTAGCGGCCGGGGCCCGCCTCGACGGGGACGCGTGCGAAGCGCTGGCGGGCCGAGGGCAGGCCCGTGGAGGCACGGACCTCCAGCTCCGTCTCGTCATCGGTGGCCAGCAGGAGGAACGCCGAGTCGCCGTCGAGCATGTCGCGGGCGCGCTCCACCGTGCGCTGGAGGAGGCCGTCGAGGTCGTCCGGTGCGGGGTAGCCGATGAACACCTCGAAGGGGTCGGTGTTCTGGCCCTCGGAGCCGGTGGAGGTGTCGGAGGCGGGGCCGCGCAGCGGGGTCTGCAGAACTGCCCGTTCGTGGTCCCGTACCAGGAGGCACACGGTTGACGGTTCGCCGCCGGTGTCGCGGACGCGCAGGTGGGAGGCGTAGACGGGGGTGACGCGGCCGGTGGCGGCGCGGATGCCGTAGCTGCCTTCCCAGCGGGAGAGGCGCAGGGCCTCCGCGATGCCGGTGCTGGTGCCGGGGGTGTGCGGCCAGGCCGCGAGGTCGGTGAGGGGCTTGCCGGTGACCTGCTCGGCCGCGTAGCCGAAGAGGTCTTCGGCGTCCTCGTTCCAGGCGGCGATGTGGCCGGTGCGGTCGACCTGGATGACGGCCACGCGGACCCGGCTGTCGGCGAGGGGGAGGAGGTCGGAGGGGAGGGCCGGTCCGGCCGAGCGGGTGCCCACCACGCGTGCGGGCAGGTCCAGTTGGAACCAGACGGTCTTGTGGGTGGGGATGTATTCGACGCCCCAGCGGCCGGCGAGGGCCGCGCACAGCTGGAGGCCGCGGCCGCCCTCCCGGTCGGGGCTGCCCATGTTGACGGCCGTCGCCTGGAGGGGGATCTCGCGTTCGGGGTAGCGGTCGGCCACCTCGATGCGGACGCCGTCGTCGCTGCGCAGGCAGAGCACGTCGGCGGAGGTGCCGGCGTGGACCACGGCGTTGGTCACCAGTTCGCTCGTGAGAACGACGGCGTCGTCGACGATGTCCGCGAAGCCCCAGCCCTGGAGGGTGTCGCGGACGAAGGAGCGGGCGCTCGCGACCGAGCGCCCGACGGGCTCGAAACTGGCGGCCGCGCGCGCGGTGATCACAGAACTCCTCGACCGGTTCTCGACGTGCTGGGCTGCGTGGCCGGCCGGCTCGCGCCGCTGCTGGGGCAGGGCGCCCGTCGGCCGGGGGTCCGGGGGCTGTCCCCCCGGGATCAGTCCGGTGGTCATGTTGTGTGCGGCCGCCCCTCCGATGCCCGCTCGTCTTCGTGCCACCGCCCAGGCCGGACGGACCGGCGCGGCTGGACAGCCGGATGCAAGGTTACTTACCTTCGCGGTCCATGCGGATGCCGGTCTGCAGTGTTTCCGTCCGGAGGGTGTGCGGACGATGTGCGAAGCTGCCGAACTGTTATGGCCTGGTTCGGCCAGGGTGAAACACTGGGCAAGCTTCTGATGAAGGTCGGGACAGGCTGTGTGCCCGGAGGTGACCTTGGGCAGCAGCCCCCTGGAGACGGCCTGGCATGCAGGGCAGAGAATACGCAGTAGTAACTGGTACGCCGAGCGTGGTACCCGAGCACAGCAGAGACGGTCGACCCCTGCGGGAGGGACACAGTGGAGTCTGGCGCAGCGACGCGTGGCAAGAAGACGCGCGCGAAAGGCGGACAGTCCCCGATCAACCAGGGCAAGGTGCGTAGTGGCACGACCGAGGTGGACACGGCGGCCCTGAACCGGCTGATGGCGGCCCTGGTGTCGATGCGGGACGGGAACTTCCGCAAGCGGCTCACGGTGTCGGGCGACGGCGTGATGGCCGAGATCGCGGCTGTCTTCAACGAGGTGGCCGACCGCAATCTGCATCTGACGGGTGAGCTGTCGCGGGTGCGGCGGATGGTGGGCCGTGAGGGCAAGCTCACCGAGCGGCTGGAGACGGGTGCCTGCGAGGGCTCCTGGGCGACGGCGATCGACAACTCGAACGCCCTGGTCGACGACCTGGTGCGGCCGGTTTCCGAGGTCGGCCGGGTGCTGTCGGCGGTGGCGGAGGGTGACCTGTCGCCGCGGATGGAGCTGCGGACGCAGGTGCCGGACGGGAACAGTCAGCCCCTGCGGGGCGAGTTCCTGAAGGTCGGGCGGACCGTCAACAACCTGGTCGACCAGCTGTCGACGTTCACCGACGAGGTCACGCGTGTGGCCAGTGAGGTGGGCACCGAGGGCAAGCTGGGCGGGCAGGCCCGGGTGCGGGGCATGTCGGGTTCGTGGCGGGACCTGACGGATTCCGTCAACACCATGGCGTACCGGCTGACGGCCCAGGTGAGGGACATCGCGCTGGTGACGACGGCGGTCGCCAAGGGTGATCTGTCCCGGAAGGTCACGGTCCAGGTCGCCGGCGAGATGCTGGAGCTGAAGAACACCGTCAACACGATGGTGGACCAGCTCTCCGCGTTCTCCTCCGAGGTGACCCGGGTGGCCCGCGAGGTGGGTACCGAGGGCGCGCTGGGCGGTCAGGCGCAGGTGCCGGGCGTGGCCGGGGTGTGGAAGGAACTCACCGATTCGGTGAACACCATGGCCGGGAACCTCACGGCCCAGGTGCGCGGGATCGCGGAGGTGACGACCGCGGTCGCCAACGGTGACCTGTCGCGCAAGGTGACCGTGCCGGCGCGCGGTGAGGTCGCGCAGCTCGCCGACACGATCAACCAGATGACCGAGACGCTGCGGATCTTCGCCGACGAGGTCACGCGCGTGGCCAACGAGGTCGGGGCCGAGGGGCAGCTCGGCGGTCAGGCGAACGTGCCGGGTGCGGCGGGGACGTGGAAGGACCTCACCGATTCGGTGAACACGGTCTTCCGGAATCTGACCACTCAGGTGCGGGACATCGCCGCCGTCACGACGGCGGTGGCCAATGGTGATCTGTCGCAGAAGGTCACGGTGGACGTGGCCGGCGAGATGCTGGAGCTGAAGAACACCGTCAACACGATGGTCGACCAGCTGTCCGCGTTCGGTGCCGAAGTGACGCGTGTGGCGCGGGAGATCGGTGTCGAGGGTGAGCTGGGCGGCCAGGCGCAGGTACCGGGTGCGGCGGGCACCTGGAAGGACCTGACGGACTCCGTCAACACGGCGTTCCGGAACCTCACCGGTCAGGTGAGGAACATCGCCCAGGTGACGACGGCGGTGGCCAACGGCGACCTCTCGCAGAAGGTCACCGTCGACGTCTCCGGCGAGATGCTCAAGCTGAAGAACACCGTGAACACGATGGTGGACCAGCTGTCGAGCTTCGCCGACCAGGTGACGCGGATGGCCCGGGACGTGGGCACGGAGGGCCGCCTGGGCGGGCAGGCCCGGGTGGACGGCGTGTCGGGCACGTGGAAGGAGCTCACCGACTCCGTCAACTCGATGGCCGGGAACCTCACTTCCCAGGTGCGCAACATCGCGCAGGTGACGACGGCGGTGGCCCGGGGTGACCTGTCGCAGAAGATCGACGTCGACGCGCGCGGCGAGATCCTGGAGCTGAAGAACACCATCAACACGATGGTCGACCAGCTCTCGGCCTTCGCCGACCAGGTGACCCGGGTCGCGCGCGAGGTGGGTACGGACGGCCGGCTGGGCGGTCAGGCGCAGGTGCCGGGTGTGGCCGGTGTGTGGCGTGACCTGACGGACTCCGTGAACGGCATGGCGTCCAACC
It encodes the following:
- a CDS encoding DegT/DnrJ/EryC1/StrS family aminotransferase, whose product is MLRAAGVGLGDEVVVPAFGNVEVAEAVTMAGALPVFADIDPATYCLDAAAVEAAVTSRTAAVVVVHRFGRLADIARLHALGQRHGLLVLEQGESEAPYDEIARRRERAAYLDAKLRGVRTPDDGDGHTYQQYVVRVPGNGRPDRDAFARAVRARGVECRVPVKTPVHRLPEFRRCVALPETERASDETLALPVDASLTKRDMHRIVSACNALGGLLQPAF
- a CDS encoding SpoIIE family protein phosphatase, with protein sequence MTTGLIPGGQPPDPRPTGALPQQRREPAGHAAQHVENRSRSSVITARAAASFEPVGRSVASARSFVRDTLQGWGFADIVDDAVVLTSELVTNAVVHAGTSADVLCLRSDDGVRIEVADRYPEREIPLQATAVNMGSPDREGGRGLQLCAALAGRWGVEYIPTHKTVWFQLDLPARVVGTRSAGPALPSDLLPLADSRVRVAVIQVDRTGHIAAWNEDAEDLFGYAAEQVTGKPLTDLAAWPHTPGTSTGIAEALRLSRWEGSYGIRAATGRVTPVYASHLRVRDTGGEPSTVCLLVRDHERAVLQTPLRGPASDTSTGSEGQNTDPFEVFIGYPAPDDLDGLLQRTVERARDMLDGDSAFLLLATDDETELEVRASTGLPSARQRFARVPVEAGPGRYGSARMPAVHDDLTAVPGAVPLLNGTGMRSVVTVPLKVEGRLTGSLGVAAEAPGRYSNEEALRLQFAADRIALAVESARLGELERLRRGSLNFLVEASDLLAGTLDRDQTLALMAQMTVPTLATWCAVYTIAHQASEPYLSYVLHEDEELIDGIKSLLSKIAPPDPVPTPGARVWSAPGEMAHQAALRSSMRSLGLSGSQTRQVTPGIGPTLATASAVGGETVVLPLVARNRVIGMLTLGKPTDEHFRQEILELAEDLSRRAALALDNARLYSERTAISQSLQRSLLPPELPEIDGVEVEVIYRAAGEGNEVGGDFYDVFPIRDGTYGFAIGDVCGTGPNAAAVTGLARHALRLLAREGLTGPTVLERLNSAILDEGARSRFLTLLYGEMRPQEDGSAELKVVCAGHPLPLRLRQDGTVEPAAEPQPLLGVIEDLELYEQTVTLDPGDVLLCVTDGVTERREGARMLGDDGLADVLTTCTGLTAGAVAARIMRAVERFASDAPSDDMAILAMRVPGLHKD